One Paenibacillus riograndensis SBR5 DNA segment encodes these proteins:
- a CDS encoding ABC transporter permease, which produces MLLPAVIITIIFRYVPIGGLSVAFMDYQTVFGFFDQEWVGWDNFTYIFNLPGFYNVLWNTFFIAVMKILGNLIVPVAFALLLNEVRHKRYKQSVQTLLYLPHFLSWVALAGVLVDILSPSSGILNNVLGFFGVKPIFFLGNPDIFPYTLVITDVWKEFGWGTIIYLAAITTIDPTQYEAAIIDGAGRWKQTMHVTLPALAPVIILLTVLGIGNVLQAGFDQVYNLYSPQVYSTGDIIDTLVYRIGIVDVQFGPAAAVGFFKSVVSFILIVTGYRLAHRWTGYRIF; this is translated from the coding sequence ATGCTGTTGCCTGCCGTAATTATTACGATTATTTTCCGCTATGTGCCGATAGGCGGGTTGTCCGTTGCTTTTATGGATTATCAGACGGTATTTGGTTTTTTCGATCAGGAATGGGTAGGGTGGGACAATTTCACCTATATTTTTAACCTTCCCGGGTTTTATAACGTATTGTGGAATACTTTCTTCATTGCTGTCATGAAGATTCTCGGCAATTTGATTGTGCCCGTTGCGTTTGCGCTGCTGCTAAATGAGGTCCGGCACAAACGGTACAAGCAATCGGTGCAAACGCTGCTCTATTTGCCGCATTTCTTATCCTGGGTTGCGCTTGCCGGCGTTCTGGTCGATATTCTGTCGCCATCTTCAGGAATCTTGAACAATGTGCTCGGTTTTTTCGGAGTAAAGCCGATCTTCTTCCTCGGCAACCCGGATATATTTCCTTACACGCTCGTCATTACAGATGTATGGAAAGAATTCGGCTGGGGGACGATTATTTATCTGGCGGCGATCACAACGATCGATCCGACGCAGTACGAGGCGGCGATCATCGACGGGGCGGGGAGATGGAAGCAGACAATGCATGTGACGCTGCCTGCGCTGGCTCCGGTCATTATCCTGCTCACCGTGCTTGGAATCGGCAATGTGCTTCAGGCCGGTTTTGACCAGGTCTACAATTTGTACAGTCCGCAGGTATACAGCACCGGCGACATCATTGATACGCTTGTCTACCGGATCGGTATTGTGGATGTGCAGTTCGGCCCTGCTGCGGCAGTCGGATTTTTCAAATCGGTCGTTTCCTTTATCTTAATCGTTACAGGTTATAGGCTGGCCCACCGATGGACCGGGTACCGGATTTTCTAG
- a CDS encoding carbohydrate ABC transporter permease yields METANLSRRIFQIFNIIVLTFMAFLCLLPILNLVAVSFSSRSVVEANQVGLWPKGLNLSSYEYIFSNSQFFKSLWITVQRTVFGLIVELSLTILVAYPLSKTNRVFRLRSMYVWFFMVTMVFNGGLIPTYLVVNELHLVNSIWALILPEAIIMFNVLLLLNFFRAIPNELEEAALMDGAGWFVTLTRVYLPLSLPSLATITLFILVRHWNSWFDGLIYMNLPDQYPLMTYLQTMVLNLDLSQLSSTALANNPSMLEITGRSLRSAMILACTLPILLAYPFLQRFFVKGMLLGSVKG; encoded by the coding sequence ATGGAAACAGCGAATCTTTCGAGGAGGATTTTTCAGATCTTTAACATCATTGTACTCACTTTCATGGCATTCCTTTGTCTGCTGCCGATTTTGAATCTGGTTGCAGTATCCTTCAGCTCGCGTTCGGTGGTTGAAGCGAATCAGGTCGGCCTCTGGCCCAAGGGATTGAACCTAAGCTCCTATGAGTACATTTTCAGCAATTCGCAATTTTTCAAATCGTTGTGGATTACGGTTCAGAGAACGGTTTTCGGCTTGATCGTCGAGTTAAGCTTGACAATTCTGGTAGCCTATCCACTATCCAAAACGAACAGAGTCTTTCGGCTCAGAAGCATGTACGTCTGGTTTTTTATGGTGACGATGGTGTTCAATGGGGGGCTTATTCCTACCTATCTGGTCGTCAATGAGCTTCATTTGGTCAATTCCATATGGGCATTGATTCTGCCGGAAGCGATCATCATGTTTAATGTACTGCTGCTGCTGAACTTTTTCCGGGCGATTCCTAATGAACTGGAGGAGGCCGCATTAATGGACGGCGCCGGCTGGTTTGTAACACTTACGAGAGTCTATCTGCCTTTGAGCCTGCCTTCGCTGGCGACGATCACCTTATTTATTTTGGTAAGACATTGGAATTCATGGTTTGACGGCTTGATCTACATGAATTTGCCGGATCAATATCCACTGATGACTTATTTGCAGACGATGGTGCTGAATCTGGATCTGTCGCAGCTGTCTTCCACGGCATTGGCCAACAATCCGTCGATGCTGGAAATAACGGGGCGGTCTCTCCGATCGGCGATGATTCTGGCCTGTACACTTCCGATTCTGCTGGCATACCCGTTTCTGCAAAGATTTTTTGTCAAGGGCATGCTGCTCGGCAGCGTCAAAGGATAA
- a CDS encoding extracellular solute-binding protein, with product MVQRKGKHTVLILALVLMMITVAACGNNTNGKEQPTGNDSTAAVRPENDGPLAKYEPEIELTAMKNLYGDERYLPGDNLNNNVWTRAYEDELGIKVNYKWAVAGEGFQQKVTMSIASNDLPDIMTLPAKDYFTLAKAGKLADLTPYFDKYASDTLKSTLNADGGKQMKTAYVDGKLYGIPQTGGSDATADMIWIRQDWLKNLNLSVPETLDDVIEIAKAFRNDDPDKNGVKDTFGIGFQKDLTSSTGSFEGFFAAYHAYGKAWIRGEDGKITYGAIKPGMKDALAKLREMFAEDLIDVEFGIKDWKKVGEDIAAGKIGLFYGREGLPWMSAKDAIVNNPKAEWISVPIVSSDGKPAKPATNVTMERYFAVRADVQYPEALIKIINLFQDKINNPKTTMEMLNKFGVDPASGINFAAYAFGGLDPSEDKPNMYYKQINDVLEGKEQLDNIHPEAVRYYNTIKNYIDKGMDKGADPLGWNYYKFLGPESSWKIISYYRENNLFERSAWFGLPTKTMSQKGATLDKLQEETFIKILTGSAPVSDYDTFVENWKKLGGDQITEEVNEWYNSTFGN from the coding sequence ATGGTACAACGGAAAGGTAAACACACAGTTCTAATTCTGGCGCTTGTCCTGATGATGATCACGGTTGCCGCTTGCGGGAATAACACGAACGGGAAGGAGCAGCCTACAGGCAATGACAGCACAGCGGCTGTAAGGCCCGAAAACGACGGACCTTTGGCTAAATACGAGCCTGAGATTGAGCTAACTGCGATGAAGAATCTGTACGGCGACGAGCGTTATTTGCCGGGCGATAATCTCAACAATAACGTGTGGACCCGCGCCTATGAGGATGAGTTAGGCATTAAGGTCAATTACAAATGGGCCGTTGCGGGGGAAGGTTTCCAGCAGAAGGTGACGATGTCTATCGCCTCCAACGATTTGCCGGATATTATGACGCTTCCCGCCAAAGATTATTTCACATTGGCCAAGGCCGGAAAATTAGCCGACCTGACACCGTATTTTGACAAATATGCTTCCGATACGCTGAAATCGACATTAAATGCGGACGGCGGCAAACAGATGAAAACCGCTTATGTAGACGGCAAATTATACGGGATTCCCCAGACCGGAGGCTCAGACGCCACGGCGGATATGATCTGGATCCGTCAGGACTGGCTGAAAAACCTGAACCTGTCTGTGCCGGAAACGCTGGACGATGTGATTGAAATAGCCAAAGCGTTCAGAAACGACGATCCTGACAAAAACGGCGTCAAGGATACCTTCGGCATCGGCTTCCAAAAGGATCTGACCAGCTCAACCGGCAGCTTTGAGGGATTTTTCGCCGCTTACCATGCTTACGGGAAAGCCTGGATCCGTGGAGAAGACGGAAAAATAACCTATGGAGCGATTAAACCGGGAATGAAGGACGCTCTGGCTAAGCTGCGGGAGATGTTTGCAGAGGACCTGATCGATGTCGAGTTCGGAATTAAGGACTGGAAGAAGGTCGGTGAAGATATCGCGGCGGGAAAAATCGGTCTTTTCTACGGAAGAGAAGGGTTGCCGTGGATGAGCGCCAAGGATGCGATTGTCAACAATCCGAAGGCGGAATGGATATCGGTTCCTATCGTATCTTCGGACGGCAAGCCGGCCAAACCTGCAACCAATGTGACGATGGAACGCTATTTCGCCGTCCGGGCGGATGTTCAATATCCCGAGGCGCTCATTAAAATTATCAATCTGTTCCAGGACAAAATCAACAATCCCAAGACGACGATGGAGATGCTGAACAAGTTTGGCGTTGATCCTGCAAGCGGTATCAACTTTGCCGCCTACGCCTTCGGAGGGCTGGACCCGTCGGAGGATAAGCCGAATATGTACTACAAGCAAATCAATGATGTGCTGGAAGGAAAAGAGCAGCTGGACAATATTCATCCCGAGGCGGTCCGTTATTACAACACGATCAAAAATTATATAGACAAGGGCATGGATAAGGGAGCCGATCCGCTCGGCTGGAACTATTACAAGTTTCTCGGCCCGGAAAGCTCATGGAAAATAATTAGCTATTACCGTGAGAACAACCTTTTTGAGCGCTCGGCCTGGTTCGGGCTTCCGACCAAGACGATGAGCCAGAAAGGCGCCACGCTGGATAAGCTGCAGGAAGAAACCTTTATTAAAATTTTGACAGGAAGCGCGCCGGTATCCGATTATGATACTTTTGTTGAAAACTGGAAAAAGCTCGGCGGCGATCAGATTACGGAAGAAGTGAATGAATGGTATAACAGCACCTTTGGAAATTAA
- a CDS encoding glycoside hydrolase family protein, with product MKQGSRQRFYMHEEERKNMPGIDTCGDFMPFYHEGVYHLYYLHKYCIYEVATKDFVSYGEPRLAVVCGSPEEQDWHIGTGSVVERDGVFHFYYTGFNENNRDTEGKHEQVLMRAISDDLIQWRKDPAFFVPPYTERYGGLHWRDPQVFWNDQAGEYWMAVTTTEKDGPMNRSGCTHIMRSADLEQWKHGEMIYAPRSYATHECHDIFQMGGWWYMVFSNYTRWWETRYRMAKSPEGPWFIPPYDDMFDGRGFYAAKTVSNGTNRYLVGWQAIRSNMDDMSPYQWGGSTLVHELVQHPDGTLGVQLIPAIQDSFRQELPQAPAAHLGVWDSDTAAITGKEPYGFGWTELGRMAGDCLIEASVQWSSDTQACGIMLHTSGAGLEKWCQVRLEPQRNRLIFDRSNKFDGHHLFVEERYLPLDGSSGADIKIVASGNIIIIYVNNTALATRAYNYEPGSFGLFVEHGEAAFSNVKISE from the coding sequence ATGAAACAAGGCAGCAGACAACGATTCTACATGCATGAGGAAGAGCGCAAGAACATGCCGGGAATAGATACGTGCGGAGATTTCATGCCGTTCTATCATGAAGGCGTGTACCATCTGTACTATTTGCATAAATACTGTATCTATGAAGTAGCGACAAAGGACTTTGTCAGCTACGGGGAACCCCGTCTTGCTGTCGTCTGCGGCAGTCCGGAGGAGCAGGATTGGCATATCGGCACGGGCAGCGTTGTAGAGCGGGACGGTGTGTTCCACTTCTACTATACAGGTTTCAATGAGAACAACCGGGATACGGAAGGCAAGCATGAGCAAGTGCTTATGCGCGCAATCAGCGATGATCTGATCCAATGGCGGAAGGACCCCGCCTTTTTCGTCCCGCCCTATACGGAGCGTTACGGCGGTCTGCACTGGAGAGATCCGCAGGTATTCTGGAATGATCAGGCGGGTGAATATTGGATGGCCGTCACCACAACGGAGAAGGACGGCCCTATGAACCGCAGCGGCTGTACGCATATTATGAGGTCCGCCGATCTGGAGCAGTGGAAGCACGGGGAGATGATCTATGCGCCGCGTTCTTATGCCACACATGAATGCCACGATATTTTTCAGATGGGCGGCTGGTGGTATATGGTGTTCTCCAATTATACGCGCTGGTGGGAAACCCGTTACCGTATGGCGAAAAGCCCGGAAGGCCCATGGTTCATCCCCCCGTATGATGATATGTTCGACGGCAGAGGCTTCTATGCGGCCAAGACAGTTTCCAATGGGACTAACCGGTATCTTGTAGGCTGGCAAGCCATTCGTTCGAATATGGATGACATGAGTCCGTATCAATGGGGCGGAAGCACACTGGTGCATGAGTTGGTCCAGCATCCCGATGGAACGCTTGGCGTACAGCTGATCCCCGCGATTCAGGACAGCTTCAGGCAGGAGCTGCCGCAAGCCCCTGCCGCCCATCTGGGCGTGTGGGATTCGGACACAGCAGCGATTACCGGGAAGGAGCCTTACGGATTCGGGTGGACCGAGCTCGGCCGCATGGCTGGCGACTGTCTGATCGAAGCTTCGGTCCAGTGGTCAAGCGATACGCAAGCCTGCGGAATTATGCTGCATACGAGCGGAGCCGGGCTGGAGAAATGGTGTCAGGTCCGGCTGGAGCCTCAGCGCAACAGACTTATATTCGACCGCTCCAACAAATTTGACGGCCATCATTTGTTCGTGGAGGAGCGCTATCTTCCACTGGACGGCAGCTCCGGGGCCGACATAAAAATCGTCGCCAGCGGAAATATCATAATCATCTATGTGAACAACACGGCGCTTGCGACACGGGCATACAATTACGAGCCCGGCAGCTTCGGATTGTTCGTCGAGCACGGCGAGGCTGCATTCTCCAATGTGAAAATATCCGAATAA
- a CDS encoding MFS transporter — MFTLTNNKRILAILMINIFIVMLGVGLITPILPKLITEFGAGGQSIGFLVAAYGLTQFLLSPITGQLSDRYGRKTFIITGVIVFAAAKFIFAIGNALWMLYTSRLLEGVAAALIIPTMMACVADITTTEERAKGNSLLAAAMSFGFLLGPGLGGLFAGFGTRVPLYAAAGAAVIAVVFSIFCLPESISKEQMNAARAKVAPKESIFEQYAKSLRSKYVMLFALVLVMTFGLANFETVFGLYVTNRFQFTPQNISIILTAGAVIGVGMQALVVAKVIKIFGEQKVIKGSLLIISLGYAVLLLAKEFWSIFFITSGIFFANAMLRPALNTLLSKRAGTEQGYAAGMNNAYMSVGNIAGPTLAGFLFDINMFAPFIAGCCIIFITFLMTIKLK; from the coding sequence ATGTTTACATTAACCAATAATAAAAGAATCCTCGCGATTCTAATGATCAATATATTCATTGTAATGCTGGGCGTTGGTTTAATTACACCTATCCTGCCAAAACTGATTACCGAATTTGGAGCGGGCGGACAGTCCATTGGTTTTTTAGTGGCAGCCTATGGCCTTACACAATTCCTGCTGTCTCCAATTACCGGGCAACTGTCGGACCGATACGGGAGGAAAACATTCATCATTACGGGTGTCATCGTCTTTGCTGCAGCAAAATTTATCTTTGCTATTGGAAATGCGCTATGGATGTTATATACCTCAAGGCTCCTGGAAGGAGTGGCAGCAGCCTTAATTATTCCGACAATGATGGCATGTGTGGCTGATATTACAACAACTGAAGAACGCGCCAAAGGAAACAGTCTTCTGGCCGCAGCTATGTCATTCGGATTTTTATTGGGGCCCGGACTTGGAGGTCTTTTTGCAGGGTTTGGAACAAGAGTGCCGCTCTATGCAGCGGCTGGTGCGGCTGTTATAGCAGTAGTTTTTTCAATATTTTGTTTACCTGAAAGTATATCGAAAGAACAAATGAATGCTGCGCGGGCAAAGGTTGCCCCAAAGGAATCAATATTCGAACAGTATGCGAAATCGTTGAGATCAAAGTATGTGATGCTCTTTGCACTTGTTCTGGTAATGACCTTTGGACTAGCTAACTTTGAAACTGTTTTTGGTTTATATGTAACGAACCGCTTCCAATTCACACCACAAAATATTTCCATTATTCTTACCGCAGGTGCTGTTATTGGAGTGGGTATGCAGGCGTTAGTTGTTGCTAAGGTTATTAAGATTTTTGGTGAGCAGAAGGTGATAAAAGGATCACTTCTTATTATCTCGTTGGGGTATGCTGTATTGCTGCTGGCAAAAGAGTTCTGGAGTATCTTTTTTATTACTTCTGGTATATTTTTTGCTAATGCAATGCTTCGCCCGGCGCTTAATACACTCTTATCGAAGCGGGCTGGAACTGAACAAGGTTATGCAGCTGGTATGAATAATGCATATATGAGTGTAGGGAATATCGCCGGTCCAACTTTAGCGGGATTTTTATTTGATATAAATATGTTCGCGCCATTCATAGCAGGCTGTTGTATCATATTTATTACTTTTTTAATGACAATAAAATTGAAATAA
- a CDS encoding GNAT family N-acetyltransferase: MKIEALSQDRRDEFLNFCRKYRAEVDDSFLYEEDLAEFELSEENPTYVAINAEGTLVAAASLILNDYNRRGRKGRFRIFQADTADQAVYRELLQAILPHTAGLDRLDIFVPTVNTRETNNMLAAGFTVERYSYLLVRDEEKIPEFSLPAGYEIKPFRPGADESVWCEVRNAGFAKLKGSETPATPEMVTKMISGKDYIANGLLILYHHSRAVGIVRGADDDYEGSPIMNIGPLAVLPEYQGKGLGRILLRAALQFAKEQSYTQTVLCVNAENERAQALYIAEGFKQVEAAACFTYDLTAK; the protein is encoded by the coding sequence ATGAAAATTGAAGCGTTAAGTCAGGACAGAAGAGACGAATTTTTGAATTTTTGCCGGAAATACCGGGCGGAGGTGGATGACTCCTTTTTATATGAAGAGGACCTTGCTGAGTTTGAACTGTCTGAAGAGAACCCCACATATGTTGCGATAAATGCAGAGGGAACGCTGGTTGCAGCAGCTTCGCTGATTTTGAATGATTATAACCGCAGAGGGCGGAAAGGCCGGTTTCGGATTTTCCAGGCGGATACAGCTGATCAGGCGGTTTACCGGGAGCTGCTGCAAGCCATACTACCGCATACGGCAGGTCTGGATAGGCTGGATATATTTGTGCCGACGGTTAATACAAGAGAGACAAACAATATGCTGGCTGCCGGATTTACTGTGGAACGCTATTCCTATTTACTCGTCAGAGATGAAGAGAAAATTCCTGAGTTCAGCCTGCCCGCCGGGTACGAAATTAAGCCCTTTCGCCCTGGTGCCGATGAGTCTGTCTGGTGTGAGGTGAGAAATGCCGGCTTTGCCAAACTAAAAGGAAGTGAAACGCCGGCCACCCCGGAGATGGTAACTAAGATGATCTCCGGCAAAGACTACATTGCCAACGGCTTATTAATCCTCTACCATCACAGCCGGGCGGTCGGAATTGTCCGTGGAGCCGATGATGACTACGAAGGTTCACCCATCATGAACATTGGCCCTTTGGCTGTACTGCCGGAATATCAAGGGAAGGGGCTTGGAAGAATTCTGCTCAGAGCGGCACTGCAGTTCGCCAAGGAGCAGTCATACACGCAAACCGTATTATGTGTAAATGCTGAAAATGAGCGGGCCCAGGCGCTGTATATCGCAGAGGGCTTTAAGCAGGTGGAGGCTGCTGCCTGCTTCACATATGATCTGACAGCTAAATAG
- a CDS encoding response regulator transcription factor → MKTLVIVDDEPSVLNGLRSYVDWAGQGIELIGTADDGDAGLEMIKALKPDIVLTDVQMPAMDGIRMAAEVRAVLPFTKIVFISGHNDAEYLRSALQIHAVDYLLKPIRRKELASVMGKVTGALDAEARERSRVKEMQAKLAQSLPLLRERFLLSVISDRINPAHIREKLEFLDLTLLSASDYIIIVIMIDDVPQVLDTRSEQDKQLLSYTVLNIIQELIDKQMRGITFEKQPGEYVGILLTRQLEDGDAEEAEEVQSPEQELLLLAESIRDNLRQWLKLSVTIGVGEGVSSLPELPLSYKQARGAADQKWYLGKNRILSMDKLESAEHLRYRYEAEWSERVLTALRSGDRERTLSELEQIFARLEQNRGQGSRYAQNVSLHLILQSGQVMLELNGMSEEWEQKEMEAWKQVMRQETIHDLLQYTAAYLQEVCDYSRLKRSGKASEVIERVRLLIGQRYSENLSAADIAEGVYLSPTYVRLLFKQETGETLFEYLTKVRIEQAKNLLKDPQNKLYEVCYAVGYTDPSHFSKLFKKITGCTPSAYREQLK, encoded by the coding sequence ATGAAAACACTGGTCATTGTTGACGATGAGCCTTCGGTGCTGAACGGATTGCGGAGCTATGTGGACTGGGCGGGGCAGGGGATCGAGCTGATTGGCACGGCGGATGACGGAGATGCGGGACTTGAGATGATCAAGGCGCTGAAGCCGGATATCGTACTGACCGATGTGCAGATGCCGGCGATGGACGGCATCCGGATGGCGGCGGAAGTGCGTGCGGTGCTGCCTTTCACTAAAATCGTGTTCATCAGCGGGCATAACGATGCCGAATATTTGCGGTCTGCGCTGCAGATCCATGCGGTGGATTACCTCCTGAAGCCCATCCGCCGCAAAGAGCTGGCCTCTGTCATGGGCAAGGTGACGGGAGCGCTCGATGCGGAAGCAAGGGAACGCAGCCGTGTGAAAGAGATGCAGGCCAAGCTGGCCCAGAGTCTGCCACTGCTGCGTGAACGGTTTCTCCTGTCTGTAATCAGTGACCGCATCAATCCGGCGCATATCCGGGAGAAGCTGGAGTTTCTGGATTTGACGTTGTTATCTGCAAGCGATTACATCATCATCGTCATTATGATTGATGATGTGCCGCAGGTACTGGATACCCGCAGCGAGCAGGATAAGCAGCTGCTTTCCTACACGGTGCTGAATATTATACAGGAGTTAATCGACAAGCAGATGCGGGGCATTACCTTTGAGAAGCAGCCCGGAGAGTATGTGGGAATTCTGCTGACCCGGCAGCTGGAGGACGGAGATGCGGAAGAGGCTGAGGAGGTTCAGTCTCCCGAGCAGGAGCTTCTCCTGCTGGCGGAATCCATCCGTGACAATCTGCGGCAATGGCTGAAGCTCAGTGTGACCATCGGGGTGGGCGAAGGCGTCAGCAGCCTGCCGGAATTGCCGTTGTCCTACAAGCAGGCGAGAGGTGCGGCAGACCAGAAATGGTATCTGGGCAAAAACCGCATCCTTTCGATGGACAAGCTGGAATCTGCTGAGCATCTGCGGTACCGCTATGAAGCGGAGTGGAGTGAACGGGTGCTCACGGCATTAAGGTCTGGAGACCGGGAGCGCACCTTGAGCGAGCTGGAGCAGATTTTTGCAAGGCTGGAGCAGAACCGCGGGCAGGGCTCCCGTTATGCCCAGAATGTCAGCCTGCATCTGATCCTGCAATCCGGGCAGGTTATGCTTGAGCTGAACGGGATGTCAGAGGAGTGGGAGCAGAAGGAGATGGAAGCCTGGAAGCAGGTAATGCGCCAGGAAACGATACATGATTTGCTGCAGTATACTGCGGCATATCTGCAAGAGGTTTGCGATTACTCCCGTTTGAAGCGTAGTGGAAAAGCCAGCGAGGTTATTGAACGGGTACGCTTGCTGATCGGGCAGAGATATTCCGAGAATTTAAGCGCAGCGGACATCGCTGAAGGCGTATATCTCAGCCCTACCTACGTCAGACTGCTGTTCAAGCAGGAAACCGGAGAAACCTTATTTGAATATCTGACCAAGGTCCGGATAGAGCAGGCCAAAAACCTGCTGAAAGATCCGCAGAATAAATTGTATGAGGTCTGTTATGCGGTGGGTTATACCGATCCCAGCCACTTCAGCAAGCTGTTCAAAAAAATAACCGGATGTACACCAAGCGCATACAGGGAGCAGCTGAAATGA
- a CDS encoding cache domain-containing sensor histidine kinase produces MKKAWAYLIGLSQGILSAKNWLLAYVLLILLPVSIMLGTFYQRSNEVLEKEVTRTMQLTLKQAGMNLTYKLNHIRDSSNSVFMNQILYDNLLQKDKITDQLGQIRELRNLAETAQENEDIFRLRFFVEASRMYGGDRINLYPLADMDQYPWYEAVKEAGGGIVWTGVYPEIYNDYGEKKIFSAARLLRNPRDYEEIVGVLVMDVSETLVQEIVSELQFSEKYAPYLLDGRGKLIYGTTGPEGVESDAAAGSEQKMNQLPEDVLSAISHSEEGVVKRTIGRDNVNVVYTTVGTTGWKLVAQVSEAEISHRATALGQFTSIATLAGITVMFLVLVFVLLMFMIQGVQRRVQMILRMIRKEGIGWLEERRSMPDGDFRLLERSVDHLIHKVNNLVEESYQAKIQEREAQLRTLQAQINPHFLYNALDMINWSAISHNAEDTSEMIEALAQYFRLSLNKGRDNVSIEDELELVRVFLEIQQNRFPSTFTFSIQAEPGLESYIIPKLTLQPLVENALLHGIRKTKSKQGTIEISVRLENGDVVLTVADDGIGMDPKQANRLLLEPAAGQQADGMEGSFGLYNVQERIRYFAGNRYGLSIETEPGKGTVVRVAVKAVLRK; encoded by the coding sequence ATGAAAAAAGCCTGGGCTTATCTGATTGGACTCAGTCAGGGGATTCTCTCTGCGAAAAATTGGCTGCTTGCCTATGTATTGCTCATTCTGCTGCCTGTGTCGATTATGCTCGGCACCTTTTATCAGCGCTCCAATGAGGTTCTGGAGAAGGAAGTGACCCGCACGATGCAGCTCACCCTGAAGCAAGCGGGAATGAACCTGACCTATAAGCTGAACCATATCCGCGACAGCAGCAACTCCGTCTTCATGAACCAGATCCTGTACGACAATCTGCTGCAAAAGGACAAGATTACCGATCAGCTGGGCCAGATCAGGGAACTGCGGAATCTTGCCGAAACCGCCCAGGAGAATGAGGATATTTTCCGGCTGCGGTTTTTTGTTGAGGCTTCCCGGATGTACGGCGGTGACCGGATTAACCTGTATCCGCTGGCGGATATGGACCAATACCCTTGGTACGAAGCTGTGAAGGAGGCTGGCGGGGGCATTGTCTGGACGGGAGTATATCCGGAAATCTATAACGATTATGGGGAAAAGAAGATTTTCTCTGCCGCCCGGCTGCTGCGCAACCCCCGGGACTATGAGGAGATTGTCGGCGTTTTGGTGATGGATGTATCTGAAACGCTGGTACAGGAGATTGTGTCGGAGCTGCAATTCTCGGAGAAGTATGCACCGTATCTGCTTGACGGGCGCGGCAAGCTGATCTATGGAACAACTGGACCTGAAGGTGTGGAATCCGATGCTGCAGCAGGCTCCGAGCAAAAGATGAACCAGCTTCCCGAAGACGTGCTTAGCGCGATTAGCCATTCTGAAGAAGGAGTTGTTAAAAGAACCATTGGCCGCGACAACGTAAATGTGGTATACACGACTGTTGGCACGACAGGCTGGAAGCTGGTTGCACAGGTATCGGAAGCGGAAATCTCGCACCGCGCCACGGCGCTTGGCCAGTTCACCAGTATTGCAACCCTGGCGGGGATCACGGTCATGTTCCTTGTGCTGGTGTTTGTGCTGCTGATGTTCATGATCCAGGGCGTGCAGCGCCGGGTGCAGATGATCCTGCGGATGATCCGCAAGGAGGGGATCGGGTGGCTGGAGGAGCGCCGGTCGATGCCGGACGGGGATTTCCGCCTGCTGGAACGCAGTGTTGATCATCTGATTCATAAGGTGAACAACCTGGTGGAGGAATCCTATCAGGCAAAGATACAGGAGCGTGAAGCCCAGCTGAGGACGCTGCAGGCCCAGATCAATCCCCATTTTCTCTACAACGCCCTGGATATGATTAATTGGTCAGCGATTTCCCATAATGCCGAGGATACCAGCGAAATGATCGAGGCGCTGGCCCAGTATTTCCGGCTAAGTCTGAACAAAGGCCGTGATAATGTCAGCATTGAGGATGAACTGGAGCTGGTGCGGGTGTTCCTGGAGATTCAGCAGAACCGGTTTCCTTCTACCTTCACGTTCTCCATCCAGGCCGAGCCTGGCCTGGAATCTTATATCATCCCCAAGCTGACGCTGCAGCCGCTGGTAGAGAATGCGCTGCTGCATGGCATACGCAAGACGAAATCCAAGCAGGGAACGATTGAAATCTCGGTGCGTCTGGAGAACGGCGATGTTGTCCTGACTGTGGCGGATGACGGCATCGGGATGGACCCGAAGCAGGCGAACCGCCTGCTGCTTGAACCCGCCGCCGGACAGCAGGCGGATGGAATGGAAGGCTCGTTCGGATTATATAATGTGCAGGAAAGAATCCGTTATTTTGCCGGAAACCGCTATGGCCTGTCCATCGAAACGGAACCGGGCAAGGGCACAGTTGTAAGGGTTGCTGTAAAGGCTGTTTTAAGAAAATAA
- a CDS encoding VOC family protein: MIKGFGGIFWRTRNLEAIKKWYSDVLQVEIEDWNGTVIKPQAGNETIFSFFSENDSYFPTEQQVMLNFQVYNLDETIKHLEQIGVPLAKKKESSEFGQFIWIEDPEGRLIELWEK, translated from the coding sequence ATGATCAAAGGTTTCGGAGGAATATTTTGGAGAACCAGGAATCTTGAAGCTATAAAAAAATGGTACAGTGATGTGTTGCAGGTTGAAATAGAAGATTGGAATGGGACTGTGATAAAACCCCAAGCAGGAAATGAGACGATCTTTTCGTTCTTTAGCGAGAACGACAGTTATTTTCCGACAGAACAACAAGTGATGTTAAATTTCCAAGTCTATAATCTAGACGAGACGATTAAACATCTTGAACAAATTGGTGTACCTCTTGCAAAGAAAAAAGAGAGCAGTGAATTTGGACAGTTTATTTGGATTGAAGATCCTGAAGGCCGGCTGATCGAACTTTGGGAAAAATAA